A region from the Acomys russatus chromosome 20, mAcoRus1.1, whole genome shotgun sequence genome encodes:
- the LOC127204369 gene encoding 60S ribosomal protein L29-like, translating to MAKSKNHTTHNQSRKWHRNGIKKPLSQRYESLKGVDPKLLRNMCFAKKHKKGLKKKGLKKMQANNAKAMSARAEAIKALVKPKAIKPKMSKGPSCKLSRLAFIAHPKLGKKIRSYMSKGRRLYQQPKVQTKAKDAAKAQAAAPARASKAAQAPVKAP from the exons ATGGCCAAGTccaagaaccacaccacacacaaccagtcccgcaaatggcacagaaatggcatcaagaaaccccTGTCACAAAGATACGAATCTCTTAAGGGGGTTGACCCCAAGCTCCTGAGGAACATgtgctttgccaagaagcacaagaaaggcctgaa aaagaaaggcctaaagaagatgcaggcaaacaacgcaaaggcaatgagtgcccgtgcagaggccattaaagcccttgtgaagcctaaggccATTAAGCCCAAGATGTCAAAGGGCCCCAGCTGCAAACTCAGCCGGCTCGCTTTCATTgctcatcccaagcttgggaagaagaTTCGAAGCTACATGAGCAAGGGTCGTAGGCTGTACCAACAGCCCAAGGTGCAAACCAAGGCAAAAGACgcagctaaggcccaggctgcagccccagctcGGGCTTCCAAagctgcccaggcccctgtgaaggccccatag